Part of the Triticum aestivum cultivar Chinese Spring chromosome 4D, IWGSC CS RefSeq v2.1, whole genome shotgun sequence genome is shown below.
ttaatacaaaagggtagcatgatacatactgctttcaactgtaaaatcttctcaggaggttcgcgttccatggtcgctccgactccttgccggaatcatccctcttgcgtgctcttggtttttgtgcgtcgatcaggtagtaggagtcgttgcctagtgccttgctgatgacgaaagggccttcccaaggggccgagagcttgtgctggccggctgttcgctggatcagccgaagcacaaggtcgccctcttggaaagatcttggcttgaccttgcggttgtggtaacggcgcaaaccctgctggtagatggcggaccggctgagtgctaacagccggccttcttccagcaggtcgacgccgtcttctcgcgcttccttggcctccgcctccgtgtacatggtgacccgaggcgagtcgaactcgatgtcggttgggatgacagcctcggcaccatatacaaggaagaacggagtgaagccggttgacttgttaggggtagtacgcagactccagaggacagccggcagctcatcgagccagcagccggccgatcgctccagtggtacgaccagtcggggcttgatgccggagaggatgagtccatttgctcgctcgacctggccgtttgactgcgggtgggcaacggacgctaagtccagtcggataccctgcgtcgcgcagaaacgtgccagtgctcctttggcaaagtttgtgccgttgtcggtgatgatgctgtgcggcacgccgtaccgagtagtgatgtcggcaatgaacgtcacggcagtcggcccgttcagcttcttgatcggctttgcttcgatccacttggtaaatttgtccacggcgacaagcagatgtgtcaggccgccgcgggctgtcttgaatgggcccaccatgtccagcccccagacggcaaagggccaggtgagggggatggtcttgagtgcagaagccggcaggtgttgcttggaactgaagacttggcatcctttgcagcttttgactatctctttggcatcttccaaagcagtcggccaaaagaaaccgtggcggaaagctttggccacaagtgatcttgaggctgcgtggtggccgcattcgccttgatggatatccttgaggattgccacacctttctctggctcgacgcagcgctggaagactccagtgacgctgcgcttgacaagttctctgtttattattgcatatgctccggctcgacgttgcactagtcttgccgagatctcatcagccggcagctctctattgactaggaagttgaggatgggctgggcccatgatggagctgtgacttcttctactgtcagtacggccactgtgactcgggtgggcgggttgggtggtggggagttggagtcggccaccgcttcttgtgtcgctgcagtccccgggccaactgctgcagtccccgggccgggttctggagtccccgagccgggtgcggcagtccccgggccgtttgtcgaagtccccgcgccgcctgctgggttcctccagtcggatccggctgcatcggtggcaggcggtacgaagatagagtccgactctggagacggcttgatggacggtttgaggaggcgctggagagagacaccggtcggtatagcctgtcgggtggagccgatccgcgccagggcatctgcttggtcgttgtcggcccgtggcacgtgaaggaactcgcacccttcgaagtacccactgatctactagatgaggaatcgatagctcgccatgtttgcatccttggcgtcccagtcgccagatgactgctggaccaccaagtctgagtcgccataacacaggatccggcgtatgccgagctctttggctagccggagcccgtgtatgagtgcctcgtactcggccacgttgttggaggcggcgaagtggatttgcagcgtgtatctgagtttgtcgcctttgggagaggtgaggacgatgccggctcccaagccggtgcgcatcttggacccgtcgaagtgcatccgccaatgggtagagtcgggagccggcggtaggtactgggtctcggcccagtcgacgaggaagtcggccaatgcttgggacttgatggcggtgcggggctggtagaagattgtgtaaggtgccagcgcaatggcccatttagccacccggccggatgcatcccggctgcctatgatctcggcaagcggggcggtgcacacgaccgtgatgggatgctcttgaaagtagggcttcagcttcttggcggcgaagtacactccatagcacatcttctggtagtgcgggtagttttgctttgagctggatagtacttcgcttagataatataccggcctctggactagctgggctcggccttcttccgggcgctggaccacgacaactgtactgaccactcggctagtcgcggcaatgtaaaggagcatgggctccttctcagtcggcgccgccaggacaggtggagtagtcagcatcttcttcaactcatggaaggcttggtctgcttggtcattccactcgaaatgagtggatttcttcatgagtccgtacagggggagagccttctctcctagccggctgataaagcggtttaaggaggccaggcacccagtgaacttctgcacgtcccgcaacttggtgggaatctccattctctcaatggccttgattttcacagggttgcactcaatgccgcgttcggagaccagaaagcctagaagctggccggctggtactccgaacacgcatttctcggggttgagcttgatctggaatcggcgcaagttggcaaatgtttctttgaggtcctccagcagggtgccgcgcttctctgtcttcaccacaatatcgtctacgtagatgtgggcatttctgccgagttgcttgaggaggcatttctgcatgcaacgctgaaaagtggcactggCATTCCTCAAggcgaatgtcatagtcaggtaacagaaagctccgaatggtgtgatgaaggcagtcttcaggcggtctgctgggtccaacttgatctggtggtatcctgagtaggcatccaaaaaactcaacagctcgcatccggccgtggagtctatcacttgatcaatccgtggcaaagcaaacggatctttggggcaggccttgttgaggctggtgtagtctatacacatacgccatttgttgttcttcttcaacaccaagactgggttggcaagccactctgggaaaaatacttccataataaagccggcggcgaggagccgggctatctcttctcctacgattcttcgcttctcttctgacagtctgcggaggggctgcttgaccggcttcgcgtcggctcggacgtgcaatttgtgctcggcgaaatccttcggaacacccggcatgtcctttggggaccatgcaaagatgtctcgattctcacggaggaagtcgacgagctcgccttcctatttactgtccaggtttgcaccaatgactgcaaacctttccgggttctccgggtccagaggtatcttcttcgtctccttggccggctggaaggagccctgcgcatcataatccttggggttgggggacaaggccggct
Proteins encoded:
- the LOC123100441 gene encoding uncharacterized protein codes for the protein RIGSTRQAIPTGVSLQRLLKPSIKPSPESDSIFVPPATDAAGSDWRNPAGGAGTSTNGPGTAAPGSGTPEPGPGTAAVGPGTAATQEAVADSNSPPPNPPTRVTVAVLTVEEVTAPSWAQPILNFLVNRELPADEISARLVQRRAGAYAIINRELVKRSVTGVFQRCVEPEKGVAILKDIHQGECGHHAASRSLVAKAFRHGFFWPTALEDAKEIVKSCKGCQVFSSKQHLPASALKTIPLTWPFAVWG